A single genomic interval of Oncorhynchus mykiss isolate Arlee chromosome 13, USDA_OmykA_1.1, whole genome shotgun sequence harbors:
- the LOC110486615 gene encoding uncharacterized protein LOC110486615 isoform X3, giving the protein MSGQKSANPCNKFQANIFHKSKCQNCFKSRELHLPTDHGKDQAKPIYGGWLCLAAEGTDFDNPIQRSRKWQRRFFILYEHGSMSFALDELTSTLPQGTVNMNLCTAVIDAEPKTGQRNALCIITPEQEFFIRGENKEIINGWSEQLVVYPRTFKQNQKMKRKVEPTTSQEPSPAKMAATEPSFSVMKSGDPRLWQGERPSGGPDVAPVWTVTDTDPLGLDETPAGHGSHYLPSASSDSLTFDGSLRLSNGSCISSSVSSLDSVASKGTDTSSDSQPTEPTPYRDHPPANKNNRAERSCYNEPGKDGRSAVGEDLGQAGSRKGRSEARSNQREKLQSCGALRPGQLTVPPPQRRAKSLDRRTSESVMTPDLLNFKKGWMMKLDKEDQWRKYWFVLSADSLRYYKDSFAEENSDLEGEIDLTKCHNVSEHQVQRNYGFQIHTQKCVFTLSAMTAGIRRNWIQALMKNVHPSNAPDVASPSESLPLPKPDVTQDSSPSSEVPTETVQGPKQSRIRERRREGRSKTFDWAEFSPMALLASEQEVQQETKEPLWMEVGDLERKRRREERRRRYDSMLGFLVGWEMDCDRGGISPRSPRTHQRVQREIEQCWQQVERTAFRQEKTVPLYTESQGKDKEDMGILLETYHRRVEELKGQLAESDQRRLELEAQLSTALGLQHHASLPLEAPMCPEADLPSLKSLTDMYRETRELLQQQELKKQNIQEQLQEQLGLVLSSAPLEKHSSPGTHPSPPPSIWLHDTEGNLQGLEDLFPDCSISVNTPVMSPTSDTELSSYSVPQNGSENRGPNLGSETSSQTQFENGSHRQTSIPESHTKSCAWSPDSLSMGETQERANSVRIDNLLCCETPRPTEEYVDPDQAIVMRRLSQEVELLSSQNEALNQRNQEMLNQLTEADREIERLKAELITQYSGPQFLPEAEQHSQTKVKGLEKELHRRDEQLQEAQSLLASMDQRLKETEVQLREDTFKDLGFPAEEDDDDDDDEEEEAGEENMKTHHLGEKEREHLQQCLQAMEAKQLELERQLQHTEQTCRELQAHNTQLREAEQLYSQRAMEAEADIVRFNEEVEKERTVEKESRLRCSSEGKWQEEVILDSGEERVQQVMEGIRLMSRTLGRVVQVIDRSGMDVVKMPLDRKCVEVNKTVVRQLQLEEEFWGRLLNSLKVNPSQSNEDKLTDVILSQILEHMVVEKQTLLLAHSLFSHNKKDLNINTGGLDRMNGCRSLRDLDIIGNIAGETGSEMKEEDDDERIWNVYNQHNDTDDFRHFTEITQERIYLLNQIASSVGASANDELQSLAQRLCHFHNVNDPRLASIHCTAMEAFSSYRLSRLNTLHNSTFQETQQGLLIASSPLMCSRCAGLLSENQQLGARRSDLERQGSSSVGLGLTPLRQGEHIDSQQTATQLLDTTSEQKTETPAMNAAGKMDVESPNHGVTAVEEVCWVRRCAEVVEGDFLPNSIESPMIKVESRVDEVESRVDEVESRVDEVEKGIQEVDTDKDVERSTTEPHEEANTLGEEELEIVLSLRGHVKDLEEQLSVMANMKAEHDGRMASLQLKHKEDIEKLKATYEHGFVTMEESQQRIMGELQHRHQQDLQRLQLDTDRLLEEETAATITAIEAMKNAHRAELKREIQNAHRAEVKREIQRACHENNPAGDVNLGEICRQHSEELVSCHRELEVLSQQYSLKCLESSHLGQALEAERQALCQCQQENQDLRTRNQELSGHLAAEITRLCSLAKQDTFPLSQERDVYELEISLRVKESEVQCLKQKITSLKDELQTAHRDKRYATETYKDIYTELSIMRAKAERDLGHLRENLRLAHKALGELSPAVDTDNNGIHDIKLVALPSGIQR; this is encoded by the exons ATGTCTGGACAAAAGAGTGCGAATCCGTGTAATAAATTCCAAGCGAACATTTTTCATAAAAGTAAATGTCAGAACTGCTTCAAGTCTCGGGAGCTGCATCTTCCAACTGATCATGGTAAGGACCAG GCCAAACCCATCTATGGAGGCTGGCTCTGCTTGGCTGCTGAGGGGACAGACTTTGACAATCCAATTCAGAGGTCAAGG AAATGGCAGCGACGATTCTTCATCCTGTATGAACATGGCAGCATGAGCTTTGCACTGGACGAGTTG ACAAGCACTCTGCCACAAGGAACAGTGAACATGAATCTGTGTACAGCGGTGATTGACGCAGAGCCTAAGACAGGCCAGAGGAACGCTTTGTGCATCATCACACCTGAACAGGAGTTCTTTATCCGGGGAGAGAACAAGGAGATCATCAATGG CTGGAGTGAACAACTAGTCGTTTACCCACGGACCTTTAAGCAGAATCAGAAGATGAAACGTAAAGTAGAACCCACTACTTCCCAG GAGCCCAGCCCAGCAAAGATGGCTGCCACTGAGCCCAGTTTCTCAGTCATGAAAAGTGGTGACCCTCGCCTGTGGCAGGGAGAGCGGCCCAGTGGGGGTCCGGATGTGGCCCCTGTCTGGACTGTGACAGATACTGATCCCCTGGGCTTGGACGAGACCCCTGCAG GTCATGGTTCCCACTACCTCCCTTCAGCCTCCAGTGACTCCCTGACCTTTGACGGTAGTCTGCGGCTCTCCAACGGCTCCTGTATCAGTAGCTCTGTGAGTTCCCTGGACTCTGTGGCCAGCAAGGGGACTGACACCAGCAGCGACAGCCAGCCCACAGAGCCTACGCCATACAGAGACCACCCACCGGCCAACAAGAACAACAGGGCAGAGAGAAG CTGCTACAATGAGCCAGGGAAGGATGGGAGGAGTGCTGTGGGAGAGGACCTGGGTCAGGCTGGATCCAGGAAGGGGAGGAGTGAAGCTCGCAGCAACCAGAGAGAG AAACTGCAGTCGTGTGGAGCTCTACGGCCAGGTCAACTCACCGTCCCTCCTCCTCAGAGAAGAGCTAAGTCACTGGACCGCAGGACCTCGGAGTCTGTCATGACT CCTGATTTGCTGAACTTCAAGAAAGGGTGGATGATGAAACTGGATAAGGAGGATCAG TGGAGGAAATACTGGTTTGTGCTATCAGCTGACAGTCTGAGGTACTACAAGGATTCCTTCGCAGAGGAG AACTCAGATCTGGAGGGGGAGATTGACTTGACCAAGTGTCATAATGTCTCAGAGCACCAGGTCCAGAGGAACTACGGCTTTCAGATCCAT ACCCAGAAGTGTGTCTTTACTCTGTCAGCCATGACTGCAGGGATACGGAGAAACTGGATCCAGGCCCTCATGAAGAATGTCCATCCATCTAACGCTCCTGATGTAGCCAG CCCATCAGAGTCACTGCCCCTCCCTAAGCCAGACGTGACCCAggactcctccccctcctctgagGTCCCTACAGAGACAGTCCAGGGGCCCAAACAGAGCCGCATCCGTGAGAGGAGACGTGAAGGGCGCTCCAAGACCTTTGACTGGGCTGAGTTCAGCCCTATGGCCCTGCTAGCCTCTGAGCAGGAGGTGCAGCAGGAGACAAAGGAGCCTCTTTGGATGGAGGTAGGGGacctggagaggaagaggaggcgagaggagaggaggaggaggtatgacaGCATGCTCGGCTTCCTTGTGGGCTGGGAGATGGACTGTGACAGAGGAGGTATCAGTCCCAGGTCACCCAGGACTCACCAGAGGGTGCAGAGGGAGATTGAACAGTGCTGGCAGCAGGTGGAAAGGACTGCCTTTAGACAGGAGAAGACTGTTCCATTGTACACTGAGTCCCAGGGCAAGGATAAAGAGGATATGGGGATTCTGCTGGAGACCTACCACAGGAGG GTAGAAGAGTTGAAGGGCCAGTTGGCAGAGTCAGACCAACGCAGGCTTGAGCTGGAGGCTCAGTTGAGCACTGCATTAGGACTCCAGCATCATGCCTCCCTGCCG CTTGAGGCCCCAATGTGCCCAGAAGCTGATCTTCCCTCTTTGAAAAGCCTGACGGACATgtacagagagaccagagagctcCTCCAGCAACAGGAGCTGaagaaacagaacatacaggagCAGCTCCAGGAGCAACTTGGCCTGGTCCTGTCATCGGCCCCTCTGGAGAAACACAGCTCCCCTGGAACTcacccatcaccaccacccaGCATCTGGCTACATGACACCGAGGGAAACCTCCAGGGGCTGGAGGATCTGTTCCCTGACTGCTCTATATCAGTAAACACACCTGTCATGTCACCAACCTCAGACACAGAACTCTCATCTTACTCTGTGCCTCAGAATGGAAGTGAGAACAGAGGGCCTAACTTGGGCAGTGAAACTAGCTCTCAGACACAGTTTGAAAATGGAAGCCATCGACAGACATCGATTCCAGAATCGCACACAAAAAGTTGTGCATGGAGCCCAGATTCACTGAGCATGGGGGAAACTCAGGAAAGAGCCAACAGTGTGAGAATAGACAACCTACTATGCTGTGAGACACCCAGACCCACAGAGGAGTACGTAGACCCAGACCAGGCCATCGTGATGAGGAGACTATCCCAGGAGGTAGAACTGCTCAGCAGCCAGAACGAGGCCCTCAACCAGCGCAACCAGGAGATGCTCAACCAGctgacagaggcagacagagagatagagagactgaaAGCAGAGCTTATCACTCAGTACAGTGGGCCTCAGTTCCTCCCTGAGGCAGAGCAGCACAGCCAGACCAAAGTGAAAGGCCTGGAGAAGGAGCTGCACAGGAGAGATGAGCAGCTCCAGGAGGCCCAGTCCCTACTAGCCTCAATGGACCAGCGTCTGAAGGAGACAGAGGTACAGCTCAGGGAGGACACTTTCAAAGACCTGGGCTTCCCAGCagaagaggatgatgatgatgatgatgatgaagaggaggaagctGGGGAAGAGAATATGAAAACACACCACCTTGGAGAGAAGGAGCGGGAACACCTTCAACAGTGTCTGCAGGCCATGGAGGCCAAGCAATTAGAACTAGAGAGACAGCTCCAGCACACAGAACAGACCTGCAGGGAGTTGCAGGCCCACAACACACAACTCAGAGAGGCTGAGCAGTTGTACAGCCAGAGAGCCATGGAGGCAGAGGCTGACATCGTAAGGTTTAATGAGGAAGTAGAGAAGGAAAGGACGGTGGAGAAAGAAAGTAGATTAAGGTGTAGCAGTGAAGGCAAATGGCAGGAGGAGGTAATATTGGATTCAGGTGAAGAAAGGGTTCAGCAAGTGATGGAAGGGATAAGATTGATGTCCAGAACCTTAGGGAGAGTAGTGCAGGTGATTGACAGGTCAGGTATGGATGTGGTAAAGATGCCATTAGATAGAAAGTGTGTGGAGGTGAACAAGACAGTGGTCAGGCAGCTTCAGTTAGAGGAGGAGTTTTGGGGAAGGCTGTTGAACAGTTTGAAAGTCAACCCATCCCAGTCCAATGAGGATAAACTCACAGATGTGATTCTAAGTCAGATTTTAGAACACATGGTAGTGGAAAAGCAAACACTCCTCCTAGCTCATAGTCTTTTTTCTCATAATAAGAAAGATTTAAACATAAACACTGGAGGCCTGGACAGGATGAATGGATGCAGGTCTTTGAGAGACCTGGACATCATTGGAAACATAGCAGGTGAAACAGGTTCAGAAATGAAAGAAGAAGATGATGATGAGAGGATATGGAATGTGTACAACCAGCATAATGACACCGATGACTTCCGACATTTCACAGAGATCACACAGGAGAGAATTTACCTGCTCAACCAAATCGCCTCCTCAGTCGGAGCCTCGGCCAATGACGAGCTCCAGTCCCTGGCACAAAGACTTTGTCATTTCCACAATGTAAATGATCCCCGGTTAGCTTCCATACACTGCACCGCCATGGAAGCCTTCTCATCCTATCGTCTCAGTAGGCTTAACACTCTACACAATAGCACATTTCAAGAGACTCAACAGGGACTGCTCATTGCTTCTTCTCCTTTGATGTGCAGCAGATGTGCTGGGCTGCTGAGTGAAAACCAGCAGCTTGGGGCCAGACGGTCAGACTTGGAGAGACAGGGGAGTTCCTCAGTGGGATTAGGGTTGACCCCCCTGAGGCAGGGAGAACACATAGACTCACAGCAAACAGCCACACAGCTACTAGACACTACAAGtgagcagaagacagagacgcCTGCAATGAATGCTGCAGGTAAAATGGATGTGGAAAGCCCAAACCACGGAGTGACTGCAGTAGAGGAAGTGTGCTGGGTTAGAAGGTGTGCAGAAGTGGTGGAGGGTGACTTCCTGCCCAACAGCATTGAGAGTCCAATGATAAAGGTAGAGAGTAGGGTAGATGAGGTAGAGAGTAGGGTAGATGAGGTAGAGAGTAGGGTAGATGAGGTAGAGAAAGGAATCCAGGAAGTTGATACTGATAAGGATGTAGAGAGGAGCACTACTGAACCCCACGAAGAAGCAAACACTCTGGGGGAGGAGGAGCTGGAGATTGTGTTATCACTGAGAGGTCATGTGAAGGATCTGGAGGAGCAGCTGTCTGTCATGGCCAACATGAAAGCAGAGCATGATGGGAGAATGGCATCTCTCCAGCTGAAACATAAGGAGGACATAGAAAAGCTAAAG GCCACATATGAGCATGGCTTTGTCACCATGGAGGAGTCCCAGCAGAGGATCATGGGGGAACTGCAGCACAGACACCAGCAGGACCTGCAGCGCCTGCAgttagacacagacagactgctggaggaggagACGGCTGCTACTATCACAG CAATTGAAGCAATGAAGAACGCTCACCGTGCCGAACTCAAAAGAGAGATACAGAACGCTCACCGTGCCGAAGtcaagagagagatacagagggcaTGCCATGAAAACAACCCTGCAGGAGATGTGAATCTTGGAGAAATATGCAGGCAACACAG tgaggagctggtctCCTGTCACAGggagctggaggtgttgtccCAGCAGTACTCTCTGAAGTGTCTGGAGAGCTCCCACCTGGGCCAGGCcctggaggcagagagacaggctctgtgtcagtgtcaGCAGGAGAACCAGGACCTCAGAACTCGCAACCAG GAGCTGAGTGGCCATCTTGCTGCAGAGATCACCAGACTTTGCTCTCTGGCCAAGCAGGACACCTTCCCTCTTAGtcaggagagagatgtgtatgaGCTGGAG ATCTCCCTGCGTGTGAAGGAGTCAGAGGTACAGTGCCTCAAGCAGAAGATCACCTCGCTCAAGGATGAACTCCAGACAGCCCACAGG GATAAGAGGTATGCAACAGAGACGTACAAGGACATCTACACAGAGCTAAGCATCATGAGGGCCAAGGCAGAGAGAGACCTGGGACATCTCAGGGAGAACCTGAGGTTGGCCCACAAAGCACTAGGAGAGCTCTCACCTGCAGTGGACACAGATAATAATGGTATACATGACATTAAGCTGGTGGCCCTTCCTTCAGGGATTCAGAGATGA
- the LOC110486615 gene encoding uncharacterized protein LOC110486615 isoform X1: MSGQKSANPCNKFQANIFHKSKCQNCFKSRELHLPTDHGKDQAKPIYGGWLCLAAEGTDFDNPIQRSRKWQRRFFILYEHGSMSFALDELTSTLPQGTVNMNLCTAVIDAEPKTGQRNALCIITPEQEFFIRGENKEIINGWSEQLVVYPRTFKQNQKMKRKVEPTTSQEPSPAKMAATEPSFSVMKSGDPRLWQGERPSGGPDVAPVWTVTDTDPLGLDETPAGHGSHYLPSASSDSLTFDGSLRLSNGSCISSSVSSLDSVASKGTDTSSDSQPTEPTPYRDHPPANKNNRAERSCYNEPGKDGRSAVGEDLGQAGSRKGRSEARSNQREKLQSCGALRPGQLTVPPPQRRAKSLDRRTSESVMTPDLLNFKKGWMMKLDKEDQWRKYWFVLSADSLRYYKDSFAEENSDLEGEIDLTKCHNVSEHQVQRNYGFQIHTQKCVFTLSAMTAGIRRNWIQALMKNVHPSNAPDVASSLPVHHVPCSPSESLPLPKPDVTQDSSPSSEVPTETVQGPKQSRIRERRREGRSKTFDWAEFSPMALLASEQEVQQETKEPLWMEVGDLERKRRREERRRRYDSMLGFLVGWEMDCDRGGISPRSPRTHQRVQREIEQCWQQVERTAFRQEKTVPLYTESQGKDKEDMGILLETYHRRVEELKGQLAESDQRRLELEAQLSTALGLQHHASLPLEAPMCPEADLPSLKSLTDMYRETRELLQQQELKKQNIQEQLQEQLGLVLSSAPLEKHSSPGTHPSPPPSIWLHDTEGNLQGLEDLFPDCSISVNTPVMSPTSDTELSSYSVPQNGSENRGPNLGSETSSQTQFENGSHRQTSIPESHTKSCAWSPDSLSMGETQERANSVRIDNLLCCETPRPTEEYVDPDQAIVMRRLSQEVELLSSQNEALNQRNQEMLNQLTEADREIERLKAELITQYSGPQFLPEAEQHSQTKVKGLEKELHRRDEQLQEAQSLLASMDQRLKETEVQLREDTFKDLGFPAEEDDDDDDDEEEEAGEENMKTHHLGEKEREHLQQCLQAMEAKQLELERQLQHTEQTCRELQAHNTQLREAEQLYSQRAMEAEADIVRFNEEVEKERTVEKESRLRCSSEGKWQEEVILDSGEERVQQVMEGIRLMSRTLGRVVQVIDRSGMDVVKMPLDRKCVEVNKTVVRQLQLEEEFWGRLLNSLKVNPSQSNEDKLTDVILSQILEHMVVEKQTLLLAHSLFSHNKKDLNINTGGLDRMNGCRSLRDLDIIGNIAGETGSEMKEEDDDERIWNVYNQHNDTDDFRHFTEITQERIYLLNQIASSVGASANDELQSLAQRLCHFHNVNDPRLASIHCTAMEAFSSYRLSRLNTLHNSTFQETQQGLLIASSPLMCSRCAGLLSENQQLGARRSDLERQGSSSVGLGLTPLRQGEHIDSQQTATQLLDTTSEQKTETPAMNAAGKMDVESPNHGVTAVEEVCWVRRCAEVVEGDFLPNSIESPMIKVESRVDEVESRVDEVESRVDEVEKGIQEVDTDKDVERSTTEPHEEANTLGEEELEIVLSLRGHVKDLEEQLSVMANMKAEHDGRMASLQLKHKEDIEKLKATYEHGFVTMEESQQRIMGELQHRHQQDLQRLQLDTDRLLEEETAATITAIEAMKNAHRAELKREIQNAHRAEVKREIQRACHENNPAGDVNLGEICRQHSEELVSCHRELEVLSQQYSLKCLESSHLGQALEAERQALCQCQQENQDLRTRNQELSGHLAAEITRLCSLAKQDTFPLSQERDVYELEISLRVKESEVQCLKQKITSLKDELQTAHRDKRYATETYKDIYTELSIMRAKAERDLGHLRENLRLAHKALGELSPAVDTDNNGIHDIKLVALPSGIQR; encoded by the exons ATGTCTGGACAAAAGAGTGCGAATCCGTGTAATAAATTCCAAGCGAACATTTTTCATAAAAGTAAATGTCAGAACTGCTTCAAGTCTCGGGAGCTGCATCTTCCAACTGATCATGGTAAGGACCAG GCCAAACCCATCTATGGAGGCTGGCTCTGCTTGGCTGCTGAGGGGACAGACTTTGACAATCCAATTCAGAGGTCAAGG AAATGGCAGCGACGATTCTTCATCCTGTATGAACATGGCAGCATGAGCTTTGCACTGGACGAGTTG ACAAGCACTCTGCCACAAGGAACAGTGAACATGAATCTGTGTACAGCGGTGATTGACGCAGAGCCTAAGACAGGCCAGAGGAACGCTTTGTGCATCATCACACCTGAACAGGAGTTCTTTATCCGGGGAGAGAACAAGGAGATCATCAATGG CTGGAGTGAACAACTAGTCGTTTACCCACGGACCTTTAAGCAGAATCAGAAGATGAAACGTAAAGTAGAACCCACTACTTCCCAG GAGCCCAGCCCAGCAAAGATGGCTGCCACTGAGCCCAGTTTCTCAGTCATGAAAAGTGGTGACCCTCGCCTGTGGCAGGGAGAGCGGCCCAGTGGGGGTCCGGATGTGGCCCCTGTCTGGACTGTGACAGATACTGATCCCCTGGGCTTGGACGAGACCCCTGCAG GTCATGGTTCCCACTACCTCCCTTCAGCCTCCAGTGACTCCCTGACCTTTGACGGTAGTCTGCGGCTCTCCAACGGCTCCTGTATCAGTAGCTCTGTGAGTTCCCTGGACTCTGTGGCCAGCAAGGGGACTGACACCAGCAGCGACAGCCAGCCCACAGAGCCTACGCCATACAGAGACCACCCACCGGCCAACAAGAACAACAGGGCAGAGAGAAG CTGCTACAATGAGCCAGGGAAGGATGGGAGGAGTGCTGTGGGAGAGGACCTGGGTCAGGCTGGATCCAGGAAGGGGAGGAGTGAAGCTCGCAGCAACCAGAGAGAG AAACTGCAGTCGTGTGGAGCTCTACGGCCAGGTCAACTCACCGTCCCTCCTCCTCAGAGAAGAGCTAAGTCACTGGACCGCAGGACCTCGGAGTCTGTCATGACT CCTGATTTGCTGAACTTCAAGAAAGGGTGGATGATGAAACTGGATAAGGAGGATCAG TGGAGGAAATACTGGTTTGTGCTATCAGCTGACAGTCTGAGGTACTACAAGGATTCCTTCGCAGAGGAG AACTCAGATCTGGAGGGGGAGATTGACTTGACCAAGTGTCATAATGTCTCAGAGCACCAGGTCCAGAGGAACTACGGCTTTCAGATCCAT ACCCAGAAGTGTGTCTTTACTCTGTCAGCCATGACTGCAGGGATACGGAGAAACTGGATCCAGGCCCTCATGAAGAATGTCCATCCATCTAACGCTCCTGATGTAGCCAG CAGCTTGCCAGTCCATCACGTCCCTTGTAGCCCATCAGAGTCACTGCCCCTCCCTAAGCCAGACGTGACCCAggactcctccccctcctctgagGTCCCTACAGAGACAGTCCAGGGGCCCAAACAGAGCCGCATCCGTGAGAGGAGACGTGAAGGGCGCTCCAAGACCTTTGACTGGGCTGAGTTCAGCCCTATGGCCCTGCTAGCCTCTGAGCAGGAGGTGCAGCAGGAGACAAAGGAGCCTCTTTGGATGGAGGTAGGGGacctggagaggaagaggaggcgagaggagaggaggaggaggtatgacaGCATGCTCGGCTTCCTTGTGGGCTGGGAGATGGACTGTGACAGAGGAGGTATCAGTCCCAGGTCACCCAGGACTCACCAGAGGGTGCAGAGGGAGATTGAACAGTGCTGGCAGCAGGTGGAAAGGACTGCCTTTAGACAGGAGAAGACTGTTCCATTGTACACTGAGTCCCAGGGCAAGGATAAAGAGGATATGGGGATTCTGCTGGAGACCTACCACAGGAGG GTAGAAGAGTTGAAGGGCCAGTTGGCAGAGTCAGACCAACGCAGGCTTGAGCTGGAGGCTCAGTTGAGCACTGCATTAGGACTCCAGCATCATGCCTCCCTGCCG CTTGAGGCCCCAATGTGCCCAGAAGCTGATCTTCCCTCTTTGAAAAGCCTGACGGACATgtacagagagaccagagagctcCTCCAGCAACAGGAGCTGaagaaacagaacatacaggagCAGCTCCAGGAGCAACTTGGCCTGGTCCTGTCATCGGCCCCTCTGGAGAAACACAGCTCCCCTGGAACTcacccatcaccaccacccaGCATCTGGCTACATGACACCGAGGGAAACCTCCAGGGGCTGGAGGATCTGTTCCCTGACTGCTCTATATCAGTAAACACACCTGTCATGTCACCAACCTCAGACACAGAACTCTCATCTTACTCTGTGCCTCAGAATGGAAGTGAGAACAGAGGGCCTAACTTGGGCAGTGAAACTAGCTCTCAGACACAGTTTGAAAATGGAAGCCATCGACAGACATCGATTCCAGAATCGCACACAAAAAGTTGTGCATGGAGCCCAGATTCACTGAGCATGGGGGAAACTCAGGAAAGAGCCAACAGTGTGAGAATAGACAACCTACTATGCTGTGAGACACCCAGACCCACAGAGGAGTACGTAGACCCAGACCAGGCCATCGTGATGAGGAGACTATCCCAGGAGGTAGAACTGCTCAGCAGCCAGAACGAGGCCCTCAACCAGCGCAACCAGGAGATGCTCAACCAGctgacagaggcagacagagagatagagagactgaaAGCAGAGCTTATCACTCAGTACAGTGGGCCTCAGTTCCTCCCTGAGGCAGAGCAGCACAGCCAGACCAAAGTGAAAGGCCTGGAGAAGGAGCTGCACAGGAGAGATGAGCAGCTCCAGGAGGCCCAGTCCCTACTAGCCTCAATGGACCAGCGTCTGAAGGAGACAGAGGTACAGCTCAGGGAGGACACTTTCAAAGACCTGGGCTTCCCAGCagaagaggatgatgatgatgatgatgatgaagaggaggaagctGGGGAAGAGAATATGAAAACACACCACCTTGGAGAGAAGGAGCGGGAACACCTTCAACAGTGTCTGCAGGCCATGGAGGCCAAGCAATTAGAACTAGAGAGACAGCTCCAGCACACAGAACAGACCTGCAGGGAGTTGCAGGCCCACAACACACAACTCAGAGAGGCTGAGCAGTTGTACAGCCAGAGAGCCATGGAGGCAGAGGCTGACATCGTAAGGTTTAATGAGGAAGTAGAGAAGGAAAGGACGGTGGAGAAAGAAAGTAGATTAAGGTGTAGCAGTGAAGGCAAATGGCAGGAGGAGGTAATATTGGATTCAGGTGAAGAAAGGGTTCAGCAAGTGATGGAAGGGATAAGATTGATGTCCAGAACCTTAGGGAGAGTAGTGCAGGTGATTGACAGGTCAGGTATGGATGTGGTAAAGATGCCATTAGATAGAAAGTGTGTGGAGGTGAACAAGACAGTGGTCAGGCAGCTTCAGTTAGAGGAGGAGTTTTGGGGAAGGCTGTTGAACAGTTTGAAAGTCAACCCATCCCAGTCCAATGAGGATAAACTCACAGATGTGATTCTAAGTCAGATTTTAGAACACATGGTAGTGGAAAAGCAAACACTCCTCCTAGCTCATAGTCTTTTTTCTCATAATAAGAAAGATTTAAACATAAACACTGGAGGCCTGGACAGGATGAATGGATGCAGGTCTTTGAGAGACCTGGACATCATTGGAAACATAGCAGGTGAAACAGGTTCAGAAATGAAAGAAGAAGATGATGATGAGAGGATATGGAATGTGTACAACCAGCATAATGACACCGATGACTTCCGACATTTCACAGAGATCACACAGGAGAGAATTTACCTGCTCAACCAAATCGCCTCCTCAGTCGGAGCCTCGGCCAATGACGAGCTCCAGTCCCTGGCACAAAGACTTTGTCATTTCCACAATGTAAATGATCCCCGGTTAGCTTCCATACACTGCACCGCCATGGAAGCCTTCTCATCCTATCGTCTCAGTAGGCTTAACACTCTACACAATAGCACATTTCAAGAGACTCAACAGGGACTGCTCATTGCTTCTTCTCCTTTGATGTGCAGCAGATGTGCTGGGCTGCTGAGTGAAAACCAGCAGCTTGGGGCCAGACGGTCAGACTTGGAGAGACAGGGGAGTTCCTCAGTGGGATTAGGGTTGACCCCCCTGAGGCAGGGAGAACACATAGACTCACAGCAAACAGCCACACAGCTACTAGACACTACAAGtgagcagaagacagagacgcCTGCAATGAATGCTGCAGGTAAAATGGATGTGGAAAGCCCAAACCACGGAGTGACTGCAGTAGAGGAAGTGTGCTGGGTTAGAAGGTGTGCAGAAGTGGTGGAGGGTGACTTCCTGCCCAACAGCATTGAGAGTCCAATGATAAAGGTAGAGAGTAGGGTAGATGAGGTAGAGAGTAGGGTAGATGAGGTAGAGAGTAGGGTAGATGAGGTAGAGAAAGGAATCCAGGAAGTTGATACTGATAAGGATGTAGAGAGGAGCACTACTGAACCCCACGAAGAAGCAAACACTCTGGGGGAGGAGGAGCTGGAGATTGTGTTATCACTGAGAGGTCATGTGAAGGATCTGGAGGAGCAGCTGTCTGTCATGGCCAACATGAAAGCAGAGCATGATGGGAGAATGGCATCTCTCCAGCTGAAACATAAGGAGGACATAGAAAAGCTAAAG GCCACATATGAGCATGGCTTTGTCACCATGGAGGAGTCCCAGCAGAGGATCATGGGGGAACTGCAGCACAGACACCAGCAGGACCTGCAGCGCCTGCAgttagacacagacagactgctggaggaggagACGGCTGCTACTATCACAG CAATTGAAGCAATGAAGAACGCTCACCGTGCCGAACTCAAAAGAGAGATACAGAACGCTCACCGTGCCGAAGtcaagagagagatacagagggcaTGCCATGAAAACAACCCTGCAGGAGATGTGAATCTTGGAGAAATATGCAGGCAACACAG tgaggagctggtctCCTGTCACAGggagctggaggtgttgtccCAGCAGTACTCTCTGAAGTGTCTGGAGAGCTCCCACCTGGGCCAGGCcctggaggcagagagacaggctctgtgtcagtgtcaGCAGGAGAACCAGGACCTCAGAACTCGCAACCAG GAGCTGAGTGGCCATCTTGCTGCAGAGATCACCAGACTTTGCTCTCTGGCCAAGCAGGACACCTTCCCTCTTAGtcaggagagagatgtgtatgaGCTGGAG ATCTCCCTGCGTGTGAAGGAGTCAGAGGTACAGTGCCTCAAGCAGAAGATCACCTCGCTCAAGGATGAACTCCAGACAGCCCACAGG GATAAGAGGTATGCAACAGAGACGTACAAGGACATCTACACAGAGCTAAGCATCATGAGGGCCAAGGCAGAGAGAGACCTGGGACATCTCAGGGAGAACCTGAGGTTGGCCCACAAAGCACTAGGAGAGCTCTCACCTGCAGTGGACACAGATAATAATGGTATACATGACATTAAGCTGGTGGCCCTTCCTTCAGGGATTCAGAGATGA